TTCCTGCTTGGAAACCTGGCGGGATATGATGGCGAGAACCGTGTTGCACCAGCTGACATGCCAGAGCTTGAACGCTACATGCTGCACAAGCTCCATGAACTGGATGCGCTCGTTCGCCAGGCCTATCTGGATTATGACTTCAAGAAAGTGTTCCACGCCCTGTCGAACTTCATGACGGTAGATCTGTCTGCGCTTTATTTCGATATTCGCAAAGACGCGCTCTATTGCGATCCGCTGTCGAGCCCTGTCCGACAGGCCTGTCAGACTGTTATGGACGAGATTTTCATGTGCCTGACGGCCTGGCTGGCGCCGATCATGACCTTCACCACTGAAGAAGTCTGGCTGTCTCGATTCCCATCAGAGGAAGGGTCCGTGCATTTGCGGACATTCCCCGATGTGCCGACGGATTGGCAGGATGAGGCGCTGGCAGCGAAATGGTCAAAGGTCAGAGATTTGCGCCGCGTTGTAACCGGCGCACTTGAGATTGAGCGTCGCGAAAAGCGCATTGGGTCGAGCCTTGAGGCCGCCCCCACCGTCTATGTCTCTGACGAGACTTATGTGGACGCAATGGCCGGCATTGATCTGGCGGAAATCGCGATCACCTCTCAAGCGACCTTGAGCACTGACGCTGCGCCTGCAGACGCGTTCACGCTTGAAGACGTGGCAGGTGTGGCGGTTGTCCCAAGCTTGGCCGTCGGAAACAAATGCGCCCGGTCTTGGAAAATTCTGCCAGACGTTGGCTCAGTCGAAGGCTATCCGGACCTCACCCCGCGTGATGCGGCGGCCGTCACAGAATTTGATAGGGCGTCATGAGAGAGAGGCTCATAGATTGGCTTTCGGATATGCCCTTGAAAGGCCCGCTCACGGTGTTTGGGCTTTCAATTGCCCTCGCGGCGTTTCTAGCCGACCGCCTGTCTAAATGGTGGCTGATCGATGTGTTTGGCATTGCTGAGCGGGGAATCGTAACAATTCTGCCATTTTTTGATCTGGTAATGGCTTGGAATCGGGGCATTTCCTATGGCCTGTTTCAGGCAGATACGGCGGTTGGAGTGGCGCTGCTGGCAACTTTCGCGATTGTGGTGACCGCTGCACTGACGCTCTGGCTTGCGCGCATTAACCACCGGCTCATGGCGCTCTCGATTGGTTTGATTATAGGCGGTGCGATTGGCAATATTTACGACAGGATTGTTTTTGGCGCGGTAGCTGACTTTTTTAGTCTCCACGCCTATGGTTATTATTGGTATATCTTCAATATCGCGGACATTTGGATTGCGTTTGGCGTGATCCTGATGATTTATGATTCATTCTTCCCTGTTGCAGAAGAGACCGAAGCTGGTCAATCTGGGAAGAAATAGGCTGACAGCTGAGCAAGCAGATTCAACAAGGTGCCGAAGGCAAATATGACCATGCGTATCAGGACAGGTTCCACCCCCCGCAATCTTACCCGCGTTATCCTACTCGGACTTTCAGCGGCAGCGCTTTCGGCATGCGGCAGCTCTCTCTCCGATTCGCTAGGCTATGGCAAGGAGGCGCCGGATGAGTTTGCGATTGTCACAAAAGCGCCGCTGGTGATTCCGCCTGATTATTCGCTCCGCCCGCCTCGGCCTGGCGCTCCAAGTCCACGTGAAACAGCGCCTGGGTCCCTTGCCCAGGCGGCGTTGCTGGGGTCTGCGAGTGGCAGTCAAACCACAAATGGTCCGTCTGCAGGTGAACTGGCGCTTCTCTCAAATGCGGGTGCGCTCAACGCTGACCCGGCAGTGCGCGATCTGATTGACGATGAAACCCGTGCGCTCAAGCAGAAAGACGAGCGTTTCCTTGATGACGTGCTGTTCTGGGAGAAACCATCTGAGCCAAACCGTGTGGTCGACGCTACAGCAGAGGCGCAGCGCCTCCGGGAAAATGAAGCGCTCGGACGTCCGGTAACAGAGGGCGACACGCCGGAATTTGACGATACTGAGGGCGGTGGCCTCCTGGACTACTTCTTCGAATGATAGGCCGAAACTGAAACTGGGTTCGGCCCACCTCTCAGACGATCACATTCGCGCGTGGCAACACTCTGTAGTGCCATCTTTTCTTGCGGGCGCTCGCCAAATCCTGGACTTTGGATGTCTTGGCCCCAATTTGGGCACAAAAGACCTGTTGAGTGACAGCACCAGACTGTGCACCAGTTTAGTGCAGGTGGGTCTGTACAGTAGGGTCAGGTCACGCGGAGGTCTCACAGCTTGCTCAATCGGTCTTTCATTTTCTCCAAATTTGCTCTTGGCACACTGCTTTCAGCGACTCTCGTTTTGGGTGCTTGCTCTGAAGAGGAGACCACGGCGCTAAGCTCCGAGCCGGTTATTCACGGCGATGAACCAGGTGCGCCTGAGACTTTCGAACTCTCAAACGGCATGCAAGTTGTCGTGATCCCTGACCGCCGTGCGCCAGTTGTGACTCATATGGTCTGGTATCGGGTTGGCGCCGCTGACGAGCCGGAGGGCATGTCGGGCGTTGCTCACTTTCTGGAACATTTGATGTTCAAAGGCACAGATACCATTCCTCCGGGCGAGCTCTCTAAAATTGTCGCGCGCAATGGTGGACAGGACAACGCGTTTACCTCGTCAGATTTCACGGCGTATTTCCAGCGCGTGGCCATCGATCGCCTGCCACTGGTTATGGAGATGGAAGCTGACCGGATGTCGAACCTCGTTCTGACGGATGCGGAGGTGATGCCGGAGCGCGACGTGGTCCTTGAAGAGCGTAGCATGCGGGTGGACAACAATCCGCGGTCCCTTTTGTCTGAAAAAATCAACCAGGCTCTGTTTCCCGTGCATCCCTATGGCACGCCGGTTATTGGGTGGGAGCGCGAAATCGCGGCCTTGTCGACTGAAAATGCGGTCGCCTTCTATGACAGGTATTACACGCCCAACAATGCCATCCTGATTGTTGCAGGAGACATCACAGCCGCTGAACTGCGGCCGTTTGCGGAAAAATATTACGGGTCTATCGACCGACGCGCAGACACACCGCCGCGGGTGCGTGAAACCTCAGAGGGTCTGGACGGGCCGTTGCGGGTCGAACACGCTGACCAGCGGGTTCGCCAAGCAACAGTGCAGCGTCAGTACCGGGTGCCGAGTTATCGCAATGCGCCAGGTCTGGACAGTGAGGCAATGGATGTTCTTGCGACGTTGCTGGGGGGCAGCGCTACGAGCCGCCTATATCGAAACCTTGTGGTCGGCACTCGTGTGGCCGCCAATGCCGGGAGCTGGTACTCCGGGACCGCGCTCGACGATGCCACTTTGGGCATCTATGCGATCCCCGCACCAGGACACTCCATCGCAGATGTCGAAGCAGCACTCGACGCAGAAATTGCGGCCTTTATAGAAGAAGGCGTAAGCCAGGAAGACGTGGATCGTGCGGTCAATCTGCTGCTGGCGGAAGCCATCTACGCACGCGATGACCAGCAGGACATGGCGCGGATTTATGGCGTGGCATTGACGACAGGGGGTACTGTGCAGGACGTGCTCGACTGGCCGGACAATTTGAGGAAGGTCACACCTGACGATGTCATGGCAGCCGCGAAAAAGTACCTTGATCTCTCCCGCTCAGTGACCGGGATATTGAAGCCAGCGGGAGACATCTAATGTTCATGCAGATCACCAAAACGCTGGCGATTGTGAGCAGCATTACCATCGGCATCCTCGGTATGGTTGCATCGCCCTCTGCCTTCGCTGCGACGGAAATACAGGAAGTCACCAGCCCAGGTGGGATCACTGCCTGGCTCGTTGAAGAACACTCGCTTCCGTTCGTGGTCATAGAAGCAGCATGGGAAAATGGAACGCTTCAGGACCCGGAAGACAAGGCAGGTCTCACCTACATGATGGCCGGTCTTATGAACGAAGGGGCAGGGGATTTGGACAGCCAGGCTTTTCAGGGCGAGCTGGAGCGTTTGGCGGCCAATCTGTCCGTTCGAGCCAGCAGAGATAGGCTGTCTCTATCTTTCAAAACCCTGACCGAAAACCGGGAGGAAGCCGTCGAGCTACTAAGGCTCGCATTGACCGAACCACGATTTGATCAAGGACCGATTGAGCAGATCCGCGGTCAGTTGAAGGTGGCGATCCTAAGAGACGCTGAAAGCCCGGACAAAATTGCCGCTGACGCTTGGTACAACACAGCGCTAGCCGACCATCCTTACACCCGCCCATCAAAGGGCACGGTGGAGAGTATCGCGACACTTGGGCAAGATGACCTCATTGCCCATAGTGAGCGCCTTTTTGCGAAAGACAATGTCAATATAGCCGTTGTTGGGGATATTGGGCCGGACGCACTTAAGGAGCTTCTGGATGATGTATTCGGAGACCTCTCCGATGCCACACCCATGGAAGAGGTTGCTCTGGCGGAAGTTAACCCGGAGGCCCAGCTGCAGATCATTGAGCGGAACATGCCGCAAAGCGTGGTGCTCTTTGGTCATGCGGGTATCGCGCGCGAGGACGATGATTTCATTCCCGCTTATGTCATGAATTACATTCTGGGCGGCGGTGGTTTTTCGTCCCGACTGATGACGGAAGTGCGTGAAAAGCGCGGGCTTGCCTATTCCG
The DNA window shown above is from Parvibaculaceae bacterium PLY_AMNH_Bact1 and carries:
- the lspA gene encoding signal peptidase II (Derived by automated computational analysis using gene prediction method: Protein Homology. GO_component: GO:0005886 - plasma membrane [Evidence IEA]; GO_function: GO:0004190 - aspartic-type endopeptidase activity [Evidence IEA]; GO_process: GO:0006508 - proteolysis [Evidence IEA]; GO_process: GO:0009306 - protein secretion [Evidence IEA]) yields the protein MRERLIDWLSDMPLKGPLTVFGLSIALAAFLADRLSKWWLIDVFGIAERGIVTILPFFDLVMAWNRGISYGLFQADTAVGVALLATFAIVVTAALTLWLARINHRLMALSIGLIIGGAIGNIYDRIVFGAVADFFSLHAYGYYWYIFNIADIWIAFGVILMIYDSFFPVAEETEAGQSGKK
- a CDS encoding DUF3035 domain-containing protein (Derived by automated computational analysis using gene prediction method: Protein Homology.); its protein translation is MTMRIRTGSTPRNLTRVILLGLSAAALSACGSSLSDSLGYGKEAPDEFAIVTKAPLVIPPDYSLRPPRPGAPSPRETAPGSLAQAALLGSASGSQTTNGPSAGELALLSNAGALNADPAVRDLIDDETRALKQKDERFLDDVLFWEKPSEPNRVVDATAEAQRLRENEALGRPVTEGDTPEFDDTEGGGLLDYFFE
- a CDS encoding pitrilysin family protein (Derived by automated computational analysis using gene prediction method: Protein Homology.), with product MLNRSFIFSKFALGTLLSATLVLGACSEEETTALSSEPVIHGDEPGAPETFELSNGMQVVVIPDRRAPVVTHMVWYRVGAADEPEGMSGVAHFLEHLMFKGTDTIPPGELSKIVARNGGQDNAFTSSDFTAYFQRVAIDRLPLVMEMEADRMSNLVLTDAEVMPERDVVLEERSMRVDNNPRSLLSEKINQALFPVHPYGTPVIGWEREIAALSTENAVAFYDRYYTPNNAILIVAGDITAAELRPFAEKYYGSIDRRADTPPRVRETSEGLDGPLRVEHADQRVRQATVQRQYRVPSYRNAPGLDSEAMDVLATLLGGSATSRLYRNLVVGTRVAANAGSWYSGTALDDATLGIYAIPAPGHSIADVEAALDAEIAAFIEEGVSQEDVDRAVNLLLAEAIYARDDQQDMARIYGVALTTGGTVQDVLDWPDNLRKVTPDDVMAAAKKYLDLSRSVTGILKPAGDI
- a CDS encoding pitrilysin family protein (Derived by automated computational analysis using gene prediction method: Protein Homology.) codes for the protein MFMQITKTLAIVSSITIGILGMVASPSAFAATEIQEVTSPGGITAWLVEEHSLPFVVIEAAWENGTLQDPEDKAGLTYMMAGLMNEGAGDLDSQAFQGELERLAANLSVRASRDRLSLSFKTLTENREEAVELLRLALTEPRFDQGPIEQIRGQLKVAILRDAESPDKIAADAWYNTALADHPYTRPSKGTVESIATLGQDDLIAHSERLFAKDNVNIAVVGDIGPDALKELLDDVFGDLSDATPMEEVALAEVNPEAQLQIIERNMPQSVVLFGHAGIAREDDDFIPAYVMNYILGGGGFSSRLMTEVREKRGLAYSVATYLYPLRHAALFIGQVATENERVSESLDVIRAEIAKLAAEGVTEKELADAKTYLTGSYPLRFDTNDKIAGQLIAIQEADLGIDYITRRNGLIEAVTQDDIKRVAKRLLGPENLIVTVVGQPEGLESD